From a region of the Drosophila gunungcola strain Sukarami chromosome 2R unlocalized genomic scaffold, Dgunungcola_SK_2 000030F, whole genome shotgun sequence genome:
- the LOC128256847 gene encoding protein EFR3 homolog cmp44E isoform X3, with protein sequence MLVLICCCGCCSALRPRYKRLVDNIFPVNPEDGLVKSNMEKLTFYSLSSPDKLDRIGEYLYQKATKDINRKRYKLAEIAMEAMDLLLQACHAQTTLNLFVESFLRMVQKLLEDSNPNLKIMATNSFVKFANINEDTPSYHRRYDFFISKFSSMCHSDAASMRDSLRLAGIKGLQGVIRKTVSDDLVENIWAAEHMEKIVPSLLFNMQFCVNVMFVKKNLLASGDLTPVEDATNVTPPVLAEEVLRELVGRASFGHIRSVLKPLLTHLDRHELWVPNTFAIHTFRIVMISIQPQYSYTVVETLMQHLDNNFKSSPKTRTSLAVVLSKIIAIAAGESVGPSALDIINNLLTHLRTSVSATSEITPEESQYQEALINALGEFANHHPDYQKIEIMLFIMNTVPDLSKKSKGDQMLQNILLKSLLKVGTQYSTVSFEKAFPASFLQPLLKMARAPHDPTRMVVMQILQALLDRHQNEQVLSSVSVKSYPALSQEPPSRSDIIFTHKYGADIMHALIDSMALSDRVDALSSSFNTAALLIVEMSCNETVQEFLLFILGIQQVANTADTLGIVHKCSLHAISIGLLVLISRVSGINNLLEYAQKIVDARREEATHYLPPLLEPKKMSGKNLNLSLPHLAIDKLALGECLQNAGMDAQRLNTGAPYALNQTDHPGHRHSWVESVSNQLTQRNSSADLTVYNGDGDSVSSSPGVCKKLLAPEFNFDAMKRALAEPTEAIKREQRERQMQIVRTFREGEFDDLIRRTEPKHDLIQNRLNELFNSLAVERQITQSDTKAASLQASNEKPIYETNFPELFYY encoded by the exons ATGTTAGTGCTTATAT GCTGCTGCGGATGCTGCTCGGCGCTCAGGCCGCGCTACAAGCGCCTGGTGGACAACATTTTCCCGGTGAATCCGGAGGACGGACTGGTCAAGTCTAACATGGAGAAGCTAACCTTCTACTCACTGAGCTCGCCGGACAAGCTGGACCGCATTGGCGAGTACCTGTACCAGAAGGCCACCAAGGACATAAATAGGAAGCGCTACAA GCTGGCCGAGATCGCCATGGAGGccatggacctgctgctgcaggCCTGTCATGCCCAGACCACGCTCAATCTGTTTGTGGAATCGTTCCTGCGTATGGTGCAAAAGCTGCTAGAGGACTCGAACCCCAACCTCAAGATAATGGCCACGAATTCG TTTGTGAAGTTTGCCAACATCAACGAGGACACACCATCCTACCATCGACGGTACGACTTCTTCATCTCGAAGTTCTCCTCGATGTGCCACAGCGATGCGGCCAGCATGCGGGACAGTCTGCGTCTGGCGGGTATCAAGGGCTTGCAGGGCGTGATCCGGAAAACAGTGTCCGACGATCTGGTGGAGAACATCTGGGCGGCGGAGCACATGGAGAAGATTGTGCCCTCGCTGCTGTTCAATATGCAG TTTTGTGTAAACGTTATGTTCGTGAAGAAAAATTTACTGGCG TCCGGGGATCTCACGCCCGTAGAGGACGCCACCAATGTGACGCCGCCGGTGCTGGCCGAAGAGGTGCTCCGGGAGCTGGTGGGCCGAGCCTCCTTTGGACACATTCGCAGCGTACTCAAGCCGCTGCTGAC CCACCTGGACCGACATGAGCTGTGGGTGCCCAACACCTTTGCGATTCACACGTTCCGCATCGTGATGATCTCCATACAGCCGCAGTACTCGTACACCGTGGTGGAGACGCTGATGCAGCACCTGGACAACAACTTCAAGTCATCGCCCAAGACGCGCACCTCGCTGGCCGTCGTTCTGTCGAAGATCATCGCCATAGCAGCGGGCGAGAGTGTGGGGCCCTCGGCCCTGGACATCATCAACAACTTGCTGACCCACCTGCGGACCAGCGTGAGCGCAACCAGCGAGATCACGCCCGAGGAGTCGCAGTACCAGGAGGCGCTGATCAACGCGCTGGGCGAGTTTGCAAACCACCATCCCGACTATCAAAAGATCGAGATCATGCTGTTCATCATGAACACGGTGCCGGATCTGTCCAAGAAGAGCAAGGGCGATCAGATGCTGCAGAACATCCTGCTGAAGTCGCTGCTCAAGGTGGGCACCCAGTACAGCACCGTCTCCTTCGAGAAGGCCTTCCCCGCCTCCTTCCTGCAGCCGTTGCTCAAGATGGCACGCGCTCCACACGATCCCACTCGCATGGTTGTGATGCAGATCTTGCAGGCCCTGCTCGATCGCCACCAGAACGAGCAGGTGCTCAGCAGCGTCAGCGTGAAGTCTTACCCGGCGCTCTCCCAGGAGCCGCCCTCGCGCTCCGACATCATCTTCACGCACAAGTACGGCGCCGACATCATGCATGCGCTGATCGACTCCATGGCGCTGTCGGATCGAGTTGACGCCCTGTCCTCCAGCTTCAACACCGCCGCCCTGCTCATCGTGGAGATGTCGTGCAACGAGACCGTGCAGGAGTTCCTTTTGTTTATCCTTGG CATCCAGCAGGTGGCCAACACTGCGGACACCCTGGGAATAGTGCACAAGTGCAGCCTGCACGCTATCTCCATTGGCCTGTTGGTGCTTATCTCGCGGGTGAGCGGCATCAACAACCTGCTGGAGTACGCCCAAAAGATCGTTGACGCACGGCGCGAGGAGGCCACCCACTATCTACCGCCGTTGCTGGAGCCCAAGAAGATGTCCGGAAAGAACTTAAATCTGTCCCTGCCGCATCTTGCCATTGACAAGTTGGCGCTGGGCGAGTGCCTGCAGAACGCTGGCATGGATGCGCAGCGCCTGAACACAGGTGCTCCGTACGCGCTCAACCAGACCGATCATCCCGGACACCGCCACTCCTGGGTGGAGTCGGTGAGCAACCAGCTGACGCAGCGCAACAGCTCGGCGGACCTGACCGTCTACAACGGCGATGGAGACAGCGTGAGCAGCTCGCCGGGCGTGTGCAAGAAGCTCCTGGCGCCGGAGTTCAATTTCGATGCAATGAAGCGGGCTCTGGCCGAGCCGACTGAAGCTATCAAGCGGGAGCAGCGCGAGCGCCAGATGCAGATCGTTCGCACCTTCCGCGAGGGCGAGTTCGACGATCTGATAAGACGCACAGAACCCAAG cACGATCTTATCCAGAACCGCCTGAACGAGCTATTTAACTCGCTGGCCGTGGAGCGACAGATCACGCAGAGCGACACCAAGGCCGCCAGCTTGCAAGCTAGCAACGAGAAGCCCATCTACGAAACCAACTTTCCCGAACTCTTTTACTACTAA
- the LOC128256847 gene encoding protein EFR3 homolog cmp44E isoform X4, giving the protein MPGCCGCCSALRPRYKRLVDNIFPVNPEDGLVKSNMEKLTFYSLSSPDKLDRIGEYLYQKATKDINRKRYKLAEIAMEAMDLLLQACHAQTTLNLFVESFLRMVQKLLEDSNPNLKIMATNSFVKFANINEDTPSYHRRYDFFISKFSSMCHSDAASMRDSLRLAGIKGLQGVIRKTVSDDLVENIWAAEHMEKIVPSLLFNMQFCVNVMFVKKNLLASGDLTPVEDATNVTPPVLAEEVLRELVGRASFGHIRSVLKPLLTHLDRHELWVPNTFAIHTFRIVMISIQPQYSYTVVETLMQHLDNNFKSSPKTRTSLAVVLSKIIAIAAGESVGPSALDIINNLLTHLRTSVSATSEITPEESQYQEALINALGEFANHHPDYQKIEIMLFIMNTVPDLSKKSKGDQMLQNILLKSLLKVGTQYSTVSFEKAFPASFLQPLLKMARAPHDPTRMVVMQILQALLDRHQNEQVLSSVSVKSYPALSQEPPSRSDIIFTHKYGADIMHALIDSMALSDRVDALSSSFNTAALLIVEMSCNETVQEFLLFILGIQQVANTADTLGIVHKCSLHAISIGLLVLISRVSGINNLLEYAQKIVDARREEATHYLPPLLEPKKMSGKNLNLSLPHLAIDKLALGECLQNAGMDAQRLNTGAPYALNQTDHPGHRHSWVESVSNQLTQRNSSADLTVYNGDGDSVSSSPGVCKKLLAPEFNFDAMKRALAEPTEAIKREQRERQMQIVRTFREGEFDDLIRRTEPKHDLIQNRLNELFNSLAVERQITQSDTKAASLQASNEKPIYETNFPELFYY; this is encoded by the exons ATGCCTG GCTGCTGCGGATGCTGCTCGGCGCTCAGGCCGCGCTACAAGCGCCTGGTGGACAACATTTTCCCGGTGAATCCGGAGGACGGACTGGTCAAGTCTAACATGGAGAAGCTAACCTTCTACTCACTGAGCTCGCCGGACAAGCTGGACCGCATTGGCGAGTACCTGTACCAGAAGGCCACCAAGGACATAAATAGGAAGCGCTACAA GCTGGCCGAGATCGCCATGGAGGccatggacctgctgctgcaggCCTGTCATGCCCAGACCACGCTCAATCTGTTTGTGGAATCGTTCCTGCGTATGGTGCAAAAGCTGCTAGAGGACTCGAACCCCAACCTCAAGATAATGGCCACGAATTCG TTTGTGAAGTTTGCCAACATCAACGAGGACACACCATCCTACCATCGACGGTACGACTTCTTCATCTCGAAGTTCTCCTCGATGTGCCACAGCGATGCGGCCAGCATGCGGGACAGTCTGCGTCTGGCGGGTATCAAGGGCTTGCAGGGCGTGATCCGGAAAACAGTGTCCGACGATCTGGTGGAGAACATCTGGGCGGCGGAGCACATGGAGAAGATTGTGCCCTCGCTGCTGTTCAATATGCAG TTTTGTGTAAACGTTATGTTCGTGAAGAAAAATTTACTGGCG TCCGGGGATCTCACGCCCGTAGAGGACGCCACCAATGTGACGCCGCCGGTGCTGGCCGAAGAGGTGCTCCGGGAGCTGGTGGGCCGAGCCTCCTTTGGACACATTCGCAGCGTACTCAAGCCGCTGCTGAC CCACCTGGACCGACATGAGCTGTGGGTGCCCAACACCTTTGCGATTCACACGTTCCGCATCGTGATGATCTCCATACAGCCGCAGTACTCGTACACCGTGGTGGAGACGCTGATGCAGCACCTGGACAACAACTTCAAGTCATCGCCCAAGACGCGCACCTCGCTGGCCGTCGTTCTGTCGAAGATCATCGCCATAGCAGCGGGCGAGAGTGTGGGGCCCTCGGCCCTGGACATCATCAACAACTTGCTGACCCACCTGCGGACCAGCGTGAGCGCAACCAGCGAGATCACGCCCGAGGAGTCGCAGTACCAGGAGGCGCTGATCAACGCGCTGGGCGAGTTTGCAAACCACCATCCCGACTATCAAAAGATCGAGATCATGCTGTTCATCATGAACACGGTGCCGGATCTGTCCAAGAAGAGCAAGGGCGATCAGATGCTGCAGAACATCCTGCTGAAGTCGCTGCTCAAGGTGGGCACCCAGTACAGCACCGTCTCCTTCGAGAAGGCCTTCCCCGCCTCCTTCCTGCAGCCGTTGCTCAAGATGGCACGCGCTCCACACGATCCCACTCGCATGGTTGTGATGCAGATCTTGCAGGCCCTGCTCGATCGCCACCAGAACGAGCAGGTGCTCAGCAGCGTCAGCGTGAAGTCTTACCCGGCGCTCTCCCAGGAGCCGCCCTCGCGCTCCGACATCATCTTCACGCACAAGTACGGCGCCGACATCATGCATGCGCTGATCGACTCCATGGCGCTGTCGGATCGAGTTGACGCCCTGTCCTCCAGCTTCAACACCGCCGCCCTGCTCATCGTGGAGATGTCGTGCAACGAGACCGTGCAGGAGTTCCTTTTGTTTATCCTTGG CATCCAGCAGGTGGCCAACACTGCGGACACCCTGGGAATAGTGCACAAGTGCAGCCTGCACGCTATCTCCATTGGCCTGTTGGTGCTTATCTCGCGGGTGAGCGGCATCAACAACCTGCTGGAGTACGCCCAAAAGATCGTTGACGCACGGCGCGAGGAGGCCACCCACTATCTACCGCCGTTGCTGGAGCCCAAGAAGATGTCCGGAAAGAACTTAAATCTGTCCCTGCCGCATCTTGCCATTGACAAGTTGGCGCTGGGCGAGTGCCTGCAGAACGCTGGCATGGATGCGCAGCGCCTGAACACAGGTGCTCCGTACGCGCTCAACCAGACCGATCATCCCGGACACCGCCACTCCTGGGTGGAGTCGGTGAGCAACCAGCTGACGCAGCGCAACAGCTCGGCGGACCTGACCGTCTACAACGGCGATGGAGACAGCGTGAGCAGCTCGCCGGGCGTGTGCAAGAAGCTCCTGGCGCCGGAGTTCAATTTCGATGCAATGAAGCGGGCTCTGGCCGAGCCGACTGAAGCTATCAAGCGGGAGCAGCGCGAGCGCCAGATGCAGATCGTTCGCACCTTCCGCGAGGGCGAGTTCGACGATCTGATAAGACGCACAGAACCCAAG cACGATCTTATCCAGAACCGCCTGAACGAGCTATTTAACTCGCTGGCCGTGGAGCGACAGATCACGCAGAGCGACACCAAGGCCGCCAGCTTGCAAGCTAGCAACGAGAAGCCCATCTACGAAACCAACTTTCCCGAACTCTTTTACTACTAA
- the LOC128256847 gene encoding protein EFR3 homolog cmp44E isoform X2 has product MALIRCCFEPPELPEFFDSFVQKCTDPSCCCGCCSALRPRYKRLVDNIFPVNPEDGLVKSNMEKLTFYSLSSPDKLDRIGEYLYQKATKDINRKRYKLAEIAMEAMDLLLQACHAQTTLNLFVESFLRMVQKLLEDSNPNLKIMATNSFVKFANINEDTPSYHRRYDFFISKFSSMCHSDAASMRDSLRLAGIKGLQGVIRKTVSDDLVENIWAAEHMEKIVPSLLFNMQSGDLTPVEDATNVTPPVLAEEVLRELVGRASFGHIRSVLKPLLTHLDRHELWVPNTFAIHTFRIVMISIQPQYSYTVVETLMQHLDNNFKSSPKTRTSLAVVLSKIIAIAAGESVGPSALDIINNLLTHLRTSVSATSEITPEESQYQEALINALGEFANHHPDYQKIEIMLFIMNTVPDLSKKSKGDQMLQNILLKSLLKVGTQYSTVSFEKAFPASFLQPLLKMARAPHDPTRMVVMQILQALLDRHQNEQVLSSVSVKSYPALSQEPPSRSDIIFTHKYGADIMHALIDSMALSDRVDALSSSFNTAALLIVEMSCNETVQEFLLFILGIQQVANTADTLGIVHKCSLHAISIGLLVLISRVSGINNLLEYAQKIVDARREEATHYLPPLLEPKKMSGKNLNLSLPHLAIDKLALGECLQNAGMDAQRLNTGAPYALNQTDHPGHRHSWVESVSNQLTQRNSSADLTVYNGDGDSVSSSPGVCKKLLAPEFNFDAMKRALAEPTEAIKREQRERQMQIVRTFREGEFDDLIRRTEPKHDLIQNRLNELFNSLAVERQITQSDTKAASLQASNEKPIYETNFPELFYY; this is encoded by the exons ATGGCCCTTATTCGGTGCTGCTTTGAGCCTCCGGAACTGCCGGAGTTCTTTGACAGCTTCGTACAGAAATGCACGGATCCAAGCT GCTGCTGCGGATGCTGCTCGGCGCTCAGGCCGCGCTACAAGCGCCTGGTGGACAACATTTTCCCGGTGAATCCGGAGGACGGACTGGTCAAGTCTAACATGGAGAAGCTAACCTTCTACTCACTGAGCTCGCCGGACAAGCTGGACCGCATTGGCGAGTACCTGTACCAGAAGGCCACCAAGGACATAAATAGGAAGCGCTACAA GCTGGCCGAGATCGCCATGGAGGccatggacctgctgctgcaggCCTGTCATGCCCAGACCACGCTCAATCTGTTTGTGGAATCGTTCCTGCGTATGGTGCAAAAGCTGCTAGAGGACTCGAACCCCAACCTCAAGATAATGGCCACGAATTCG TTTGTGAAGTTTGCCAACATCAACGAGGACACACCATCCTACCATCGACGGTACGACTTCTTCATCTCGAAGTTCTCCTCGATGTGCCACAGCGATGCGGCCAGCATGCGGGACAGTCTGCGTCTGGCGGGTATCAAGGGCTTGCAGGGCGTGATCCGGAAAACAGTGTCCGACGATCTGGTGGAGAACATCTGGGCGGCGGAGCACATGGAGAAGATTGTGCCCTCGCTGCTGTTCAATATGCAG TCCGGGGATCTCACGCCCGTAGAGGACGCCACCAATGTGACGCCGCCGGTGCTGGCCGAAGAGGTGCTCCGGGAGCTGGTGGGCCGAGCCTCCTTTGGACACATTCGCAGCGTACTCAAGCCGCTGCTGAC CCACCTGGACCGACATGAGCTGTGGGTGCCCAACACCTTTGCGATTCACACGTTCCGCATCGTGATGATCTCCATACAGCCGCAGTACTCGTACACCGTGGTGGAGACGCTGATGCAGCACCTGGACAACAACTTCAAGTCATCGCCCAAGACGCGCACCTCGCTGGCCGTCGTTCTGTCGAAGATCATCGCCATAGCAGCGGGCGAGAGTGTGGGGCCCTCGGCCCTGGACATCATCAACAACTTGCTGACCCACCTGCGGACCAGCGTGAGCGCAACCAGCGAGATCACGCCCGAGGAGTCGCAGTACCAGGAGGCGCTGATCAACGCGCTGGGCGAGTTTGCAAACCACCATCCCGACTATCAAAAGATCGAGATCATGCTGTTCATCATGAACACGGTGCCGGATCTGTCCAAGAAGAGCAAGGGCGATCAGATGCTGCAGAACATCCTGCTGAAGTCGCTGCTCAAGGTGGGCACCCAGTACAGCACCGTCTCCTTCGAGAAGGCCTTCCCCGCCTCCTTCCTGCAGCCGTTGCTCAAGATGGCACGCGCTCCACACGATCCCACTCGCATGGTTGTGATGCAGATCTTGCAGGCCCTGCTCGATCGCCACCAGAACGAGCAGGTGCTCAGCAGCGTCAGCGTGAAGTCTTACCCGGCGCTCTCCCAGGAGCCGCCCTCGCGCTCCGACATCATCTTCACGCACAAGTACGGCGCCGACATCATGCATGCGCTGATCGACTCCATGGCGCTGTCGGATCGAGTTGACGCCCTGTCCTCCAGCTTCAACACCGCCGCCCTGCTCATCGTGGAGATGTCGTGCAACGAGACCGTGCAGGAGTTCCTTTTGTTTATCCTTGG CATCCAGCAGGTGGCCAACACTGCGGACACCCTGGGAATAGTGCACAAGTGCAGCCTGCACGCTATCTCCATTGGCCTGTTGGTGCTTATCTCGCGGGTGAGCGGCATCAACAACCTGCTGGAGTACGCCCAAAAGATCGTTGACGCACGGCGCGAGGAGGCCACCCACTATCTACCGCCGTTGCTGGAGCCCAAGAAGATGTCCGGAAAGAACTTAAATCTGTCCCTGCCGCATCTTGCCATTGACAAGTTGGCGCTGGGCGAGTGCCTGCAGAACGCTGGCATGGATGCGCAGCGCCTGAACACAGGTGCTCCGTACGCGCTCAACCAGACCGATCATCCCGGACACCGCCACTCCTGGGTGGAGTCGGTGAGCAACCAGCTGACGCAGCGCAACAGCTCGGCGGACCTGACCGTCTACAACGGCGATGGAGACAGCGTGAGCAGCTCGCCGGGCGTGTGCAAGAAGCTCCTGGCGCCGGAGTTCAATTTCGATGCAATGAAGCGGGCTCTGGCCGAGCCGACTGAAGCTATCAAGCGGGAGCAGCGCGAGCGCCAGATGCAGATCGTTCGCACCTTCCGCGAGGGCGAGTTCGACGATCTGATAAGACGCACAGAACCCAAG cACGATCTTATCCAGAACCGCCTGAACGAGCTATTTAACTCGCTGGCCGTGGAGCGACAGATCACGCAGAGCGACACCAAGGCCGCCAGCTTGCAAGCTAGCAACGAGAAGCCCATCTACGAAACCAACTTTCCCGAACTCTTTTACTACTAA
- the LOC128256847 gene encoding protein EFR3 homolog cmp44E isoform X1, with product MALIRCCFEPPELPEFFDSFVQKCTDPSCCCGCCSALRPRYKRLVDNIFPVNPEDGLVKSNMEKLTFYSLSSPDKLDRIGEYLYQKATKDINRKRYKLAEIAMEAMDLLLQACHAQTTLNLFVESFLRMVQKLLEDSNPNLKIMATNSFVKFANINEDTPSYHRRYDFFISKFSSMCHSDAASMRDSLRLAGIKGLQGVIRKTVSDDLVENIWAAEHMEKIVPSLLFNMQFCVNVMFVKKNLLASGDLTPVEDATNVTPPVLAEEVLRELVGRASFGHIRSVLKPLLTHLDRHELWVPNTFAIHTFRIVMISIQPQYSYTVVETLMQHLDNNFKSSPKTRTSLAVVLSKIIAIAAGESVGPSALDIINNLLTHLRTSVSATSEITPEESQYQEALINALGEFANHHPDYQKIEIMLFIMNTVPDLSKKSKGDQMLQNILLKSLLKVGTQYSTVSFEKAFPASFLQPLLKMARAPHDPTRMVVMQILQALLDRHQNEQVLSSVSVKSYPALSQEPPSRSDIIFTHKYGADIMHALIDSMALSDRVDALSSSFNTAALLIVEMSCNETVQEFLLFILGIQQVANTADTLGIVHKCSLHAISIGLLVLISRVSGINNLLEYAQKIVDARREEATHYLPPLLEPKKMSGKNLNLSLPHLAIDKLALGECLQNAGMDAQRLNTGAPYALNQTDHPGHRHSWVESVSNQLTQRNSSADLTVYNGDGDSVSSSPGVCKKLLAPEFNFDAMKRALAEPTEAIKREQRERQMQIVRTFREGEFDDLIRRTEPKHDLIQNRLNELFNSLAVERQITQSDTKAASLQASNEKPIYETNFPELFYY from the exons ATGGCCCTTATTCGGTGCTGCTTTGAGCCTCCGGAACTGCCGGAGTTCTTTGACAGCTTCGTACAGAAATGCACGGATCCAAGCT GCTGCTGCGGATGCTGCTCGGCGCTCAGGCCGCGCTACAAGCGCCTGGTGGACAACATTTTCCCGGTGAATCCGGAGGACGGACTGGTCAAGTCTAACATGGAGAAGCTAACCTTCTACTCACTGAGCTCGCCGGACAAGCTGGACCGCATTGGCGAGTACCTGTACCAGAAGGCCACCAAGGACATAAATAGGAAGCGCTACAA GCTGGCCGAGATCGCCATGGAGGccatggacctgctgctgcaggCCTGTCATGCCCAGACCACGCTCAATCTGTTTGTGGAATCGTTCCTGCGTATGGTGCAAAAGCTGCTAGAGGACTCGAACCCCAACCTCAAGATAATGGCCACGAATTCG TTTGTGAAGTTTGCCAACATCAACGAGGACACACCATCCTACCATCGACGGTACGACTTCTTCATCTCGAAGTTCTCCTCGATGTGCCACAGCGATGCGGCCAGCATGCGGGACAGTCTGCGTCTGGCGGGTATCAAGGGCTTGCAGGGCGTGATCCGGAAAACAGTGTCCGACGATCTGGTGGAGAACATCTGGGCGGCGGAGCACATGGAGAAGATTGTGCCCTCGCTGCTGTTCAATATGCAG TTTTGTGTAAACGTTATGTTCGTGAAGAAAAATTTACTGGCG TCCGGGGATCTCACGCCCGTAGAGGACGCCACCAATGTGACGCCGCCGGTGCTGGCCGAAGAGGTGCTCCGGGAGCTGGTGGGCCGAGCCTCCTTTGGACACATTCGCAGCGTACTCAAGCCGCTGCTGAC CCACCTGGACCGACATGAGCTGTGGGTGCCCAACACCTTTGCGATTCACACGTTCCGCATCGTGATGATCTCCATACAGCCGCAGTACTCGTACACCGTGGTGGAGACGCTGATGCAGCACCTGGACAACAACTTCAAGTCATCGCCCAAGACGCGCACCTCGCTGGCCGTCGTTCTGTCGAAGATCATCGCCATAGCAGCGGGCGAGAGTGTGGGGCCCTCGGCCCTGGACATCATCAACAACTTGCTGACCCACCTGCGGACCAGCGTGAGCGCAACCAGCGAGATCACGCCCGAGGAGTCGCAGTACCAGGAGGCGCTGATCAACGCGCTGGGCGAGTTTGCAAACCACCATCCCGACTATCAAAAGATCGAGATCATGCTGTTCATCATGAACACGGTGCCGGATCTGTCCAAGAAGAGCAAGGGCGATCAGATGCTGCAGAACATCCTGCTGAAGTCGCTGCTCAAGGTGGGCACCCAGTACAGCACCGTCTCCTTCGAGAAGGCCTTCCCCGCCTCCTTCCTGCAGCCGTTGCTCAAGATGGCACGCGCTCCACACGATCCCACTCGCATGGTTGTGATGCAGATCTTGCAGGCCCTGCTCGATCGCCACCAGAACGAGCAGGTGCTCAGCAGCGTCAGCGTGAAGTCTTACCCGGCGCTCTCCCAGGAGCCGCCCTCGCGCTCCGACATCATCTTCACGCACAAGTACGGCGCCGACATCATGCATGCGCTGATCGACTCCATGGCGCTGTCGGATCGAGTTGACGCCCTGTCCTCCAGCTTCAACACCGCCGCCCTGCTCATCGTGGAGATGTCGTGCAACGAGACCGTGCAGGAGTTCCTTTTGTTTATCCTTGG CATCCAGCAGGTGGCCAACACTGCGGACACCCTGGGAATAGTGCACAAGTGCAGCCTGCACGCTATCTCCATTGGCCTGTTGGTGCTTATCTCGCGGGTGAGCGGCATCAACAACCTGCTGGAGTACGCCCAAAAGATCGTTGACGCACGGCGCGAGGAGGCCACCCACTATCTACCGCCGTTGCTGGAGCCCAAGAAGATGTCCGGAAAGAACTTAAATCTGTCCCTGCCGCATCTTGCCATTGACAAGTTGGCGCTGGGCGAGTGCCTGCAGAACGCTGGCATGGATGCGCAGCGCCTGAACACAGGTGCTCCGTACGCGCTCAACCAGACCGATCATCCCGGACACCGCCACTCCTGGGTGGAGTCGGTGAGCAACCAGCTGACGCAGCGCAACAGCTCGGCGGACCTGACCGTCTACAACGGCGATGGAGACAGCGTGAGCAGCTCGCCGGGCGTGTGCAAGAAGCTCCTGGCGCCGGAGTTCAATTTCGATGCAATGAAGCGGGCTCTGGCCGAGCCGACTGAAGCTATCAAGCGGGAGCAGCGCGAGCGCCAGATGCAGATCGTTCGCACCTTCCGCGAGGGCGAGTTCGACGATCTGATAAGACGCACAGAACCCAAG cACGATCTTATCCAGAACCGCCTGAACGAGCTATTTAACTCGCTGGCCGTGGAGCGACAGATCACGCAGAGCGACACCAAGGCCGCCAGCTTGCAAGCTAGCAACGAGAAGCCCATCTACGAAACCAACTTTCCCGAACTCTTTTACTACTAA
- the LOC128256856 gene encoding fibroleukin-like: MFKLSAPVFEVIVLCILLQGGLSSTAKSSTINEQCNAYCFSTFQPLIDPLVKNLRDAKLCNDMKILLNNVKAEIIEKDKQIQDMRSQIRFISEVNEHLKSHNKRDENLNEIPLNNIETQLNDKKNEIIEKDKQIEDLRSQISLISEVNEQLKNLNKRDESLPEFCPSGRPNGIYKVSLRGVDPFEVPCISSTPGWTVIQRRFDGSVNFTRGWEEYKDGFGDVSQEFFIGLEKLYLMTQAQPHELYIQLRNADGISRYAHYDDFCIGSANESYKLNAVGKYSGTAGDYLTQLTENNFSTFDRGHQCGRTPIGGWWEDRSCILSMLNGNYYKGGQIPEGSSGGIYWGSFVTNKGSLTFVQMMIKPKAVFI; encoded by the exons atgtttaaattaagtgCGCCAGTTTTTGAGGTAATAGTCCTCTGTATTTTGCTGCAAGGAGGACTATCGAGCACTGCCAAATCATCGACCATCAATGAGCAGTGCAACGCTTATTGTTTTTCGACTTTTCAGCCCCTTATCGATCCCTTAGTTAAAAATCTAAGAGATGCAAAACTATGCAACGATATGAAAATTCTACTGAACAATGTCAAAGCAGAAATCATAGaaaaagacaaacaaattCAAGACATGAGAAGTCAAATAAGATTTATCTCTGAAGTAAATGAACATCTTAAGTCTCACAATAAGCGGGATGAGAATCTCAATGAAATTCCTCTGAACAATATTGAAACACAACTAAATGACAAGAAAAACGAAATCATAGAAAAGGACAAACAAATTGAAGACCTGAGAAGTCAAATAAGTTTAATCTCTGAAGTAAATGAGCAGCTGAAGAATCTGAATAAACGCGATGAGAGTTTACCAGAATTTTGCCCAAGTGGACGACCGAATGGCATTTACAAGGTAAGCCTACGTGGAGTAGACCCATTTGAAGTGCCGTGCATATCATCAACACCAGGATGGACTGTTATTCAAAGACGCTTTGACGGATCTGTTAACTTTACTCGCGGCTGGGAGGAGTACAAGGATGGGTTCGGCGATGTAAGCCAAGAGTTCTTCATTGGACTCGAGAAGCTTTACTTGATGACCCAAGCACAACCCCACGAACTTTACATACAGCTTCGCAATGCTGACGGAATTTCTAGGTACGCTCATTATGACGATTTTTGTATTGGCAGCGCGAATGAATCCTACAAGCTAAACGCGGTTGGCAAGTATTCTGGAACCGCAGGAGACTATCTAACACAGCTTACTGAAAATAATTTCTCCACATTCGATCGGGGTCACCAGTGTGGAAGAACTCCTATTGGTGGTTGGTGGGAAGACAGAAGCTGTATattaag CATGCTCAACGGAAATTACTACAAGGGCGGACAGATACCAGAAGGTAGCTCAGGTGGAATTTATTGGGGTTCTTTTGTGACCAACAAGGGCTCGCTGACCTTCGTTCAAATGATGATAAAGCCCAAAGCCGTATTCATATAA